From Rutidosis leptorrhynchoides isolate AG116_Rl617_1_P2 chromosome 3, CSIRO_AGI_Rlap_v1, whole genome shotgun sequence, a single genomic window includes:
- the LOC139901880 gene encoding uncharacterized protein: MEVMSFMGFGVKWRQWILSCLKFASISILVNGSPTLEFKLGRSVRQGDPLSPFLFILAAEGLNALTKIAVSNKLFSGVEIGKDKVCISHLQYADDKIYLGSLPFNYLGLPIGVNMKKLSSWKPVIEKFEKRLSDWKACLVSFGGRVTLVKSVLNNLSLYFFSLYRAPPCVINKLESVRRSLFGGGLGKDSKIAWNGSTWCGNLEWVRVPSSRTDAELSGLTTAVFNCCLVPEKSDSWRWEGSNNGLFTIKRLRFLIGSMLLIVGPNVVESLRNSLVPKKVEVFVWRLRKKRIPTLIELEKRVIDFHSVRCPLCDDGVESIDHALLFCKHVFEIWEKSVPIQRGRTLGHVATLIHG, translated from the exons ATGGAGGTTATGAGTTTCATGGGGTTCGGTGTGAAATGGCGGCAATGGATACTTTCTTGTCTTAAATTCGCTTCAATCTCAATTCTTGTTAACGGGTCACCAACTTTAGAATTCAAACTAGGTAGAAGTGTTAGGCAAGGAGATCCCCTTTCTCCTTTTCTATTTATTCTCGCCGCCGAGGGTTTAAATGCTTTAACAAAGATCGCGGTTAGTAACAAGCTATTCTCGGGTGTTGAAATTGGCAAGGATAAAGTTTGTATCTCgcatcttcaatatgcggatgacaaGATTTATTTAG GCTCGCTCCCCTTTAATTATCTTGGTCTTCCAATCGGTGTAAACATGAAAAAGTTGAGTAGCTGGAAACCGGTAATAGAAAAATTTGAAAAACGTCTTTCGGATTGGAAggcatgtttggtttcttttggtgGTCGTGTGACTCTTGTTAAATCGGTGCTAAATAATCTCTCTTTGTACTTCTTCTCGCTCTACCGTGCCCCGCCTTGTGTGATAAATAAACTTGAAAGTGTGAGACGCTCTTTATTTGGGGGCGGGTTGGGAAAAGATTCTAAAATTGCTTGG AATGGTTCAACGTGGTGCGGGAATTTGGAATGGGTGCGGGTTCCGAGCAGCCGAACTGATGCAGAACTCTCGGGTCTAACAACAGCGGTCTTTAATTGTTGCCTTGTTCCAGAAAAAAGCGACTCTTGGCGTTGGGAAGGCTCGAACAATGGGCTTTTCACAATAAAGAGACTCCGTTTTTTAATCGGCTCAATGTTATTAATTGTAGGTCCCAATGTGGTAGAATCATTGAGAAATAGTTTGGTTCCAAAGAAGGTTGAAGTTTTCGTATGGAGATTGAGAAAAAAACGTATCCCAACTTTAATTGAGCTTGAAAAACGTGTGATTGATTTCCACTCCGTGCGTTGCCCTCTTTGTGACGACGGGGTGGAATCGATTGACCACGCCTTGCTCTTTTGTAAACATGTGTTCGAGATTTGGGAAAAG TCGGTCCCCATCCAACGAGGACGAACGTTAGGTCATGTGGCTACACTCATTCATGGTTAA